Below is a window of Rhodopseudomonas sp. P2A-2r DNA.
TTTCGATCGGATGTACACAATCAAAAAATCGTGCGCGTCAGGATTGTCTTGACCGCCCGCTTCGCTTAACATGAGCTAATCGATTTTCGGCCGGACGACATTATCTATCCCCCGGTACAGCCGGTCTAGACTGACGACCCTTCCAAAAATTCGATATCACCAGCCCGCATGATCGTGGGCTACTACTATATTCTTGAGAAGGGACTACCCCCGTGAGCATGGGAACTGTGAAGTGGTTTAACGCGACCAAGGGCTTCGGCTTCATTCAGCCGGATGACGGCGGCAACGACGTGTTCGTGCACATCAGCGCCGTCGAGCGTGCCGGCCTTGGCACCCTGCGTGAAGGCCAGAAGATCAGCTACGAAATCGTTGCCGATCGTCGTTCTGGCAAGTCCTCGGCCGACAATCTGCGCGCCGCTGGCTAAACGGAATTCCGCCAGTCGGGATTGCAAGGTTCAGGGCTGCGGAGTTTCAGCGACACCAATACGAAAAGGCCGCGCTTCCAGCGCGGCCTTTTTGCTGCGTCATGGACGGATCGCGCCGGCGCGCCCTACTTCGTGGTGCAGGCAGTGTCGGGGCTGTAGAACACGCAGGTCGACTGCCGCGGCCGCGTATAGGTCTGGTCGGTCAGCGTGACGCCGGCCTTCCCCATCACATAGCCGACCGCCGGCGTGTAGAGATAACTCACCTCGCTGAAGATCAGATACTGGTTGGCGATGATCTTGCCGGCGGAATCCTTGCCGATCAGCGCCGCCGGCACCGGCACGGTGCTGCCGTCCTTGCGCACCGCATCGCCCTTGCTCCACTGCGCGCGCGCCACGCCGGACGTCGGATCGATATAGACCTCGGTGATGGTGGAC
It encodes the following:
- a CDS encoding cold-shock protein, which produces MSMGTVKWFNATKGFGFIQPDDGGNDVFVHISAVERAGLGTLREGQKISYEIVADRRSGKSSADNLRAAG
- a CDS encoding TadE/TadG family type IV pilus assembly protein; translated protein: MTRFARDTSGLAAVEFALIVPLMLVMFFGTIEISNGVAADRKVSIMTQAMSDLTSRYTSVNDTDMSNFRAISVAMLTPYSATGLKSTITEVYIDPTSGVARAQWSKGDAVRKDGSTVPVPAALIGKDSAGKIIANQYLIFSEVSYLYTPAVGYVMGKAGVTLTDQTYTRPRQSTCVFYSPDTACTTK